One Prosthecobacter dejongeii DNA window includes the following coding sequences:
- the rpoC gene encoding DNA-directed RNA polymerase subunit beta', which yields MNADASLKEIFGEKPTGEEFDSVSICIASPDRIRSWSHGEVKNPETINYRTFKPEKGGLFCERIFGPTRDWECACGKYKRIKHKGVICDRCGVEVTLSRVRRERMGHIELAVPVTHIWFYKCMPSRIGLMLDMTARSLERVIYYEDYMVVDPGSTPLLRGQLLTEVDLREAEEQYGADAFRVGMGAEAIRDIFSQINLTDAIKDLEDAMTKTRSKQIRKKLAKRLKLCQGFAESHSRPEAMIMEVLPVIPPDLRPLVPLEGGRFATSDLNDLYRRVINRNNRLKNLLQLRTPDVIIRNEKRMLQEAVDALFDNGRHGRPVTGAGNRPLKSLSDMLKGKSGRFRQNLLGKRVDYSGRSVIVIGPDLTLNQCGLPKKMALVLFEPFIIRRLKEMGLVHTVRSAKKMIERRTPEVWDILDEVTKGHPVLLNRAPTLHRLSIQAFEPKLIEGEAIRVHPLVCGAYNADFDGDQMAVHVPLSIEAQLEARLLMLAPNNLFSPASGKPIMTPSQDIPLGCYFLTYLREFPDKNKKNEGPERLPIFNDPSEVEFALTEGALSVNDKVRYRNPDYQQPKRAFGDPTKTFIETTAGRVRFNEIWPEKLGFINNTVGKKQISDIIWRCFQTVGQKETVACLDRLKALGFREATRSGCSIGITDMVIPEAKKMALEKAYKEIEDVEKLHRRGLITQGERSQKIIDVWTQAGDQTADEVFRTLEYNEGKKHHNPLYVMVTSGARGNRTQIKQLGGMRGLMAKPSGEIIERPITSNFREGLSVLEYFISTHGARKGLADTALKTADSGYMTRKLVDVSQDVIVTEDDCGTVNGITLSSIYQGDEEVVDLKTRVYGRTSCETIHDPVTKETIISANQLVLEKEAAHLTKIGVERLKIRSVLTCESKRGCCAMCYGLSLATSRLVKIGEAVGIVAAQSIGEPGTQLTMRTFHVGGVAVGAFKQPFINVKNNGIVKLADMRMVQTPEGQWIALTKNGVLAIVDEDGRELESHKLVLGAIIAKPDGSVVKKGEQIATWDPYNMPIITEKAGKIEFRDMIAGITFTKEKNESTGNEETVVIEHKEDLHPQVVVTNAKTHEVLASYTIPAGAHINVKNGEKVEAGTTLAKTPRKASKTKDITGGLPRVAELFEARKPKDACEIARIDGVVEIGGLVRGKRRVIVTDQKSGQQEEHLIPRSKHILVFNGDVVTKGDQLTDGPVVPHEILEILGPQALREHLVNEVQEVYRAQGVEINDKHVEIIIRQMLRKVKITDTGDTEFLWGDQVDRTEFERENERVSEEGGKSAEAEPVLLGITKASLETESFISAASFQDTTRVLTEASTLAKSDYLRGFKENVIMGHLIPAGTGFISHRSFDITETEKSPVAEQEEEADLMQA from the coding sequence ATGAATGCTGACGCGAGCTTGAAAGAAATTTTCGGGGAAAAGCCCACCGGTGAAGAGTTTGACTCTGTGTCAATCTGCATCGCCTCTCCAGACCGGATCCGGTCTTGGAGCCACGGGGAAGTGAAAAACCCTGAGACCATTAACTATCGTACGTTCAAACCTGAAAAGGGCGGCCTTTTCTGCGAGCGTATCTTCGGCCCTACCCGTGACTGGGAGTGTGCCTGCGGTAAATACAAGCGTATCAAGCACAAGGGCGTGATCTGCGACCGCTGCGGCGTCGAAGTGACGCTGTCCCGCGTGCGTCGTGAGCGCATGGGCCACATTGAACTCGCCGTGCCGGTGACTCACATTTGGTTCTATAAGTGCATGCCTTCCCGTATCGGCCTCATGCTGGACATGACGGCTCGTAGCCTGGAACGCGTGATCTATTATGAAGACTACATGGTGGTGGATCCCGGCAGCACCCCGCTGCTGCGTGGCCAGTTGCTGACCGAAGTGGACCTTCGCGAAGCCGAAGAACAGTATGGTGCTGACGCCTTCCGCGTGGGCATGGGGGCTGAGGCTATCCGTGACATCTTCAGCCAGATCAATCTGACTGATGCGATCAAGGACCTGGAGGACGCGATGACCAAGACGCGCTCCAAGCAGATCCGCAAGAAGCTGGCGAAGCGTTTGAAGCTCTGCCAGGGCTTTGCTGAATCTCATAGCCGCCCTGAGGCGATGATCATGGAAGTGCTTCCAGTCATCCCGCCGGACCTTCGTCCGCTGGTGCCGCTGGAAGGTGGCCGCTTTGCGACCTCCGACTTGAACGACCTTTATCGTCGTGTCATCAACCGTAACAACCGTTTGAAGAACCTTCTTCAGCTCCGCACGCCAGATGTCATCATCCGTAACGAGAAGCGCATGCTTCAGGAAGCTGTGGATGCCCTCTTTGACAACGGCCGTCACGGTCGCCCTGTCACAGGTGCAGGCAATCGCCCGCTGAAATCCCTTTCCGACATGCTCAAGGGCAAGTCCGGTCGTTTCCGTCAGAACTTGCTCGGCAAGCGCGTGGATTACTCCGGTCGTTCCGTTATCGTCATCGGCCCTGACCTTACGCTCAACCAGTGCGGTCTGCCGAAGAAGATGGCTCTCGTCTTGTTCGAGCCTTTCATCATCCGCCGTCTGAAAGAGATGGGCCTGGTGCACACCGTGCGCTCCGCGAAGAAGATGATCGAACGCCGCACGCCTGAAGTGTGGGACATCCTCGATGAAGTCACCAAAGGTCACCCGGTTCTCCTGAACCGTGCGCCAACCCTCCACCGTCTGTCCATCCAGGCTTTCGAGCCTAAGTTGATCGAAGGTGAAGCTATCCGTGTGCATCCGCTTGTTTGCGGTGCTTACAACGCTGACTTTGATGGTGACCAGATGGCCGTGCACGTGCCTCTTTCCATTGAGGCCCAGCTTGAGGCTCGCCTGCTGATGCTGGCGCCGAACAATTTGTTCAGCCCTGCGAGCGGTAAGCCGATCATGACGCCTTCCCAGGACATTCCTCTGGGTTGTTACTTCCTGACGTATCTGCGTGAGTTCCCGGACAAGAATAAAAAGAACGAAGGGCCAGAACGCCTGCCGATCTTTAATGATCCTTCGGAAGTGGAATTCGCCCTGACTGAAGGTGCATTGAGCGTGAACGACAAGGTGCGTTATCGCAATCCTGACTACCAGCAGCCGAAGCGTGCGTTTGGTGATCCGACCAAGACCTTCATCGAAACCACGGCTGGCCGTGTGCGCTTCAATGAAATCTGGCCTGAGAAGCTGGGCTTCATCAATAACACCGTGGGTAAGAAGCAGATCTCTGACATCATCTGGCGTTGTTTCCAGACTGTGGGCCAGAAGGAAACGGTGGCTTGCTTGGACCGTCTGAAAGCCCTGGGCTTCCGCGAAGCGACTCGCTCCGGTTGCTCCATCGGTATCACGGACATGGTCATCCCAGAAGCCAAGAAAATGGCGCTGGAGAAGGCTTATAAAGAAATCGAAGACGTCGAGAAGCTTCACCGCCGTGGTCTCATCACGCAGGGTGAGCGCTCCCAGAAGATCATTGACGTGTGGACCCAGGCAGGTGACCAGACGGCTGACGAAGTGTTCCGCACCCTGGAATACAACGAAGGCAAAAAGCACCACAACCCACTTTACGTGATGGTGACGTCCGGTGCCCGTGGTAACCGCACGCAGATCAAGCAGCTCGGCGGGATGCGCGGCCTGATGGCCAAACCTTCCGGTGAGATCATCGAACGTCCGATCACCTCGAACTTCCGCGAAGGTCTGAGCGTGCTCGAATACTTCATCTCCACTCACGGTGCTCGTAAGGGTCTTGCGGATACGGCTTTGAAGACGGCTGACTCCGGGTACATGACCCGTAAGCTGGTGGACGTTTCTCAGGACGTGATCGTCACGGAAGACGATTGCGGAACCGTGAATGGCATTACACTTTCTTCCATCTATCAGGGGGACGAAGAAGTGGTGGACCTGAAGACCCGTGTTTATGGCCGCACTAGCTGCGAAACCATCCACGATCCTGTCACGAAGGAAACCATCATCTCCGCTAACCAATTGGTGCTGGAGAAAGAAGCTGCTCACCTCACCAAGATCGGTGTGGAACGGTTGAAGATCCGCTCGGTGCTGACTTGCGAAAGCAAGCGTGGTTGCTGTGCAATGTGCTACGGCCTCAGCTTGGCAACGAGCCGCCTGGTGAAAATCGGGGAAGCCGTCGGCATTGTGGCCGCCCAGTCCATCGGTGAACCTGGAACGCAGTTGACGATGCGTACCTTCCACGTGGGTGGTGTGGCCGTGGGTGCCTTCAAGCAGCCCTTCATCAATGTGAAGAACAACGGTATCGTGAAGCTGGCCGACATGCGTATGGTGCAGACTCCGGAAGGTCAGTGGATCGCCCTGACCAAGAACGGTGTGCTGGCCATCGTGGATGAAGACGGTCGCGAATTGGAAAGCCACAAGCTGGTGCTGGGTGCCATCATCGCGAAGCCGGACGGCTCCGTGGTGAAGAAGGGCGAGCAGATCGCTACTTGGGATCCATACAACATGCCGATCATCACCGAGAAAGCCGGTAAGATCGAATTCCGCGACATGATCGCTGGGATTACCTTCACGAAGGAAAAGAACGAATCCACAGGCAACGAAGAAACCGTCGTCATTGAGCATAAGGAAGACCTTCACCCACAGGTGGTGGTGACCAATGCGAAGACGCACGAAGTCCTCGCTAGCTACACCATTCCTGCCGGCGCTCACATCAACGTGAAAAACGGTGAGAAGGTGGAAGCTGGTACGACCCTGGCTAAGACGCCACGTAAGGCGAGCAAGACGAAGGACATCACGGGTGGTCTCCCACGTGTGGCGGAGCTCTTCGAAGCCCGTAAACCGAAGGATGCCTGCGAAATCGCTCGTATTGACGGTGTGGTGGAGATCGGCGGTCTGGTCCGTGGCAAGCGCCGCGTGATTGTGACTGACCAGAAGTCTGGCCAGCAGGAAGAGCACCTCATCCCTCGTAGCAAGCACATCTTGGTCTTCAACGGCGACGTCGTGACCAAGGGTGACCAGCTCACGGACGGACCGGTGGTGCCGCATGAAATCCTCGAGATTCTTGGGCCTCAGGCGCTCCGCGAACACCTTGTCAACGAAGTGCAGGAAGTTTACCGCGCCCAGGGCGTGGAAATTAACGACAAGCACGTCGAAATCATCATCCGTCAGATGCTGCGCAAGGTGAAGATCACGGACACAGGGGACACCGAGTTCCTGTGGGGTGACCAAGTGGACCGCACCGAGTTCGAAAGAGAGAACGAGCGTGTTTCCGAAGAAGGGGGTAAGTCTGCAGAGGCTGAGCCAGTTCTTCTCGGCATCACCAAGGCCTCTCTGGAAACAGAGTCCTTCATCTCGGCGGCATCCTTCCAAGACACCACCCGCGTGCTCACGGAAGCCTCCACTTTGGCGAAGTCTGACTACCTGCGTGGGTTCAAGGAAAACGTCATCATGGGTCACCTGATCCCTGCTGGCACCGGTTTCATCAGCCATCGTAGCTTTGACATCACTGAGACTGAAAAGTCCCCGGTGGCAGAACAGGAAGAAGAGGCTGATCTGATGCAGGCCTAA
- a CDS encoding alpha/beta fold hydrolase, whose translation MSLHFLPGLGATSALYSGYSFPFPIQTLDYSGPPRPGCGFDEYAAFLIQRQGIQPGDSLVGVSLGGMLACEIAKQVPIRKLTLISSCTQRQHLHPLLTRLAFLGPRVPWARLQRLARPVPGLSPARKLAVEMFREADADFVRWACSCAADWSGLAEHEDLVSIHGDRDPVFPIQRQRVHHTVSGGDHLMVISRRTEILPLLLARHGGEE comes from the coding sequence ATGTCACTGCACTTTCTGCCGGGGCTTGGGGCCACTTCGGCATTGTATTCCGGTTACTCGTTTCCTTTTCCCATTCAGACGCTGGACTATTCGGGGCCGCCGCGTCCTGGGTGTGGTTTTGATGAATACGCGGCGTTTTTGATCCAGCGGCAGGGCATCCAGCCGGGAGATAGCCTAGTGGGGGTTTCTTTGGGAGGCATGCTGGCCTGTGAGATTGCCAAGCAGGTGCCGATCCGAAAGTTGACGCTCATTTCCTCATGCACGCAGCGGCAGCACTTGCATCCACTGCTGACGCGCCTTGCCTTTTTAGGACCGCGTGTGCCCTGGGCCCGTCTTCAGCGCCTGGCGAGGCCTGTGCCTGGACTTTCGCCTGCTAGGAAGTTGGCCGTGGAAATGTTCCGCGAGGCAGATGCCGACTTTGTCCGCTGGGCCTGCTCCTGTGCGGCAGATTGGTCTGGCTTAGCCGAGCATGAGGACTTGGTCAGCATTCATGGGGATCGAGATCCGGTGTTCCCGATTCAGCGGCAGCGGGTGCATCACACCGTCTCAGGGGGAGATCACTTGATGGTCATCAGCCGACGAACAGAGATTTTACCTTTGCTGCTGGCGCGACATGGAGGGGAGGAGTGA
- a CDS encoding PQQ-binding-like beta-propeller repeat protein, producing the protein MKLLASLVLGSFGMVAGLQAENWPMWRGPQGDGTTEESGLPKSWGPEQNVRWKISLPDRGNSTPVVWGKRVFITQAIEKTGERLLLCLDRQTGKQLWQAGTIYREPELTHGTNPYCAASPATDGERVIVFFASAGVFCYDLEGKELWKRTDLGKQHHIWGNGTSPVIAGNRVFLNFGPGEKTTLYAFDKVTGKTLWQHDEPGGASGEGKDKKWLGSWADPLLRLVGSREELFLSYPGRVAAFDPASGKEWWTCEGLNPLVYNSPLFAEGQVIAFGGYGGMGVSVKAGGQGDVTKTHRLWHLPKVSQRIGSGVVYQGHHYILSDGGIAECRDLKTGQMVWNERLKGPGPTGQNWSSIVLTADGLCYAVNQGGDAFVFRASPKFELLATNSIGEKVIGSMAVSEGQIFIRGYKHLWCIGQ; encoded by the coding sequence ATGAAACTTTTGGCATCCTTGGTTTTAGGGTCGTTTGGAATGGTGGCTGGCTTGCAGGCGGAAAACTGGCCTATGTGGCGTGGGCCGCAGGGGGATGGGACGACGGAGGAAAGCGGGTTACCAAAGAGCTGGGGACCAGAGCAAAACGTGCGGTGGAAGATCTCGCTGCCAGACCGTGGTAACTCCACACCGGTGGTCTGGGGAAAACGGGTGTTCATCACTCAAGCCATCGAAAAGACGGGTGAGCGCCTGCTGCTGTGCCTGGATCGGCAGACGGGAAAGCAGCTCTGGCAAGCTGGGACGATTTATCGTGAGCCCGAACTGACGCATGGAACGAATCCTTATTGTGCAGCCTCACCCGCCACGGATGGGGAGCGTGTCATCGTCTTTTTTGCTTCAGCGGGGGTGTTTTGTTATGACCTGGAGGGAAAGGAACTGTGGAAACGCACAGATCTGGGCAAACAACATCACATTTGGGGCAATGGCACCTCCCCCGTGATCGCGGGAAACCGAGTGTTTTTAAACTTCGGCCCCGGTGAGAAGACGACGCTTTATGCGTTCGATAAAGTCACGGGTAAAACCCTGTGGCAGCATGATGAGCCGGGTGGTGCCTCGGGGGAAGGGAAAGATAAAAAGTGGCTGGGCTCCTGGGCAGATCCGCTTCTGCGCCTAGTGGGTAGCCGGGAGGAGCTTTTTCTTTCCTACCCTGGGCGAGTGGCGGCTTTTGATCCTGCCTCGGGCAAGGAATGGTGGACCTGCGAGGGGCTGAACCCACTGGTTTATAACTCGCCCTTGTTTGCAGAGGGGCAGGTCATTGCCTTTGGGGGCTACGGCGGGATGGGGGTCTCGGTGAAAGCTGGAGGGCAGGGGGACGTGACGAAAACGCACCGTCTCTGGCACTTGCCGAAGGTGAGCCAGAGGATCGGCTCTGGGGTGGTTTATCAGGGCCATCACTACATCCTCAGTGACGGGGGCATCGCGGAATGTCGAGACCTGAAAACTGGGCAGATGGTGTGGAATGAGCGCCTTAAAGGACCCGGGCCGACGGGACAAAATTGGTCATCCATCGTGCTCACGGCGGATGGACTGTGCTATGCGGTGAATCAGGGTGGGGACGCTTTCGTTTTCCGTGCTAGCCCAAAGTTTGAGCTTTTGGCGACGAATTCCATTGGGGAAAAGGTCATTGGCTCCATGGCGGTGAGCGAAGGCCAGATTTTCATCCGTGGCTACAAACACCTGTGGTGCATTGGCCAATGA
- a CDS encoding tubulin beta chain, translating into MKVNNTIVVSIGQAGNQIAASFWKTVCLEHGIDPLTGQTAPGVAPRGNWSSFFSKLGESSSGSYVPRAIMVDLEPSVIDNVKATSGSLFNPANLISRTEGAGGNFAVGYLGAGREVLPEVMSRLDYEIDKCDNVGGIIVLHAIGGGTGSGFGALLIESLKEKYGEIPVLSCAVLPSPQVSSVVTEPYNTVFALNTLRRSADACLIFDNEALFDLAHRKWNIESPTVDDLNLLITEALAGITASMRFSGFLTVEISLRELLTNLVPQPSLHFLMCAFAPLTPPDRSKFEELGIEEMIKSLFDNGSVFAACSPMEGRFLSTAVLYRGIMEDKPLADAALAAMREKLPLTYWIPTAFKIGYVEQPGISHRKSMVLLANNTEIARVLDRICHNFDKLWQRKAFANWYLNEGMSEEQINVLRASAQELVQSYQVAEESGAKAKVQDSAGDTGMRAAAAGVSDDARGSMSLRDLVDRRR; encoded by the coding sequence ATGAAGGTCAACAACACCATTGTCGTTTCGATAGGTCAGGCAGGTAATCAGATCGCGGCTTCCTTTTGGAAGACGGTTTGCCTTGAGCATGGGATAGACCCGCTCACAGGACAGACGGCCCCAGGGGTAGCGCCACGTGGGAACTGGAGCTCTTTTTTCTCCAAGTTGGGCGAATCTTCCTCTGGCAGCTACGTGCCACGCGCCATCATGGTGGATCTGGAGCCGAGTGTGATTGATAACGTGAAGGCAACAAGTGGCTCTCTTTTCAATCCGGCAAACTTGATTTCCCGCACAGAAGGGGCGGGCGGCAACTTTGCCGTGGGTTACCTGGGCGCAGGACGCGAAGTGTTGCCAGAGGTGATGAGCCGACTGGACTATGAAATTGATAAATGCGATAATGTAGGTGGCATCATCGTACTGCACGCCATCGGTGGCGGTACAGGGTCGGGTTTTGGGGCTCTTTTGATCGAGTCCTTGAAGGAGAAATATGGCGAAATCCCAGTGCTGAGTTGTGCGGTACTGCCATCTCCTCAGGTGTCTTCGGTGGTGACGGAGCCTTACAACACAGTCTTCGCGCTAAACACGCTGCGCCGTTCTGCCGATGCGTGCCTGATCTTTGACAATGAGGCGCTTTTTGACCTGGCTCACCGCAAATGGAATATCGAGAGCCCGACGGTGGATGACCTGAATCTGTTGATCACGGAAGCTCTGGCTGGCATCACCGCCTCCATGCGTTTCAGTGGGTTCCTGACGGTGGAAATCAGCCTGCGAGAGCTGCTGACGAACTTGGTTCCTCAACCCTCGCTGCACTTCCTCATGTGCGCCTTTGCTCCGTTGACACCGCCAGACCGCAGTAAGTTTGAGGAATTGGGCATTGAGGAGATGATCAAGTCTCTCTTCGATAACGGGTCCGTCTTTGCTGCTTGTTCACCCATGGAAGGGCGCTTCCTCAGCACGGCGGTGCTTTACCGCGGGATCATGGAGGATAAACCTCTGGCTGATGCGGCCCTGGCTGCGATGAGGGAGAAGCTGCCGCTGACTTACTGGATCCCCACGGCATTTAAAATCGGCTATGTGGAGCAGCCCGGTATTTCTCACCGTAAGAGCATGGTGCTGCTGGCGAACAACACGGAAATTGCCCGTGTGCTGGACCGGATCTGCCACAACTTTGACAAACTCTGGCAGCGCAAGGCCTTCGCTAACTGGTATCTCAACGAAGGCATGTCTGAGGAGCAGATCAATGTCCTGCGTGCTTCTGCCCAGGAACTGGTGCAGAGCTATCAAGTGGCGGAAGAGAGCGGTGCTAAGGCCAAGGTGCAGGATAGCGCTGGCGATACTGGCATGCGTGCTGCTGCCGCTGGTGTGAGTGATGATGCACGAGGCTCCATGAGCCTGCGTGACCTGGTGGATCGCCGCCGCTAG
- a CDS encoding tubulin beta chain, translated as MREILSIHVGQCGNQIADSFWRLALREHGLTEAGTLKEGSNAAANSNMEVFFHKVRDGKYVPRAVLVDLEPGVIARIEGGDMSQLFDESSIVRKIPGAANNWARGYNVEGEKVIDQIMNVIDSAVEKTKGLQGFLMTHSIGGGSGSGLGSLILERLRQAYPKKRIFTFSVVPSPLISDSAVEPYNAILTLQRILDNADGAVLLDNEALFRIAKAKLNRSPNYMDLNNIIALIVSSVTASLRFPGKLNTDLSEFVTNLVPFPGNHFLTASFAPMRGAGQEGQVRTNFPDLARETFAQDNFTAAIDWQQGVYLAASALFRGDVKAKDVDENMATIRKSLNYASYMPASGGLKLGYAETAPEGFASSGLALVNHTGIAAVFERLIAQFDIMFDNHAYTHWYENAGVSRDMMAKARNQIATLAQSYRDAS; from the coding sequence GTGAGAGAGATTTTAAGCATTCACGTCGGACAGTGTGGCAACCAGATCGCCGATAGCTTTTGGAGGTTGGCTTTGCGCGAGCATGGCCTCACAGAAGCAGGTACCCTGAAAGAAGGCAGCAATGCTGCGGCAAATTCCAACATGGAAGTCTTCTTTCACAAGGTGCGTGATGGCAAGTATGTGCCACGGGCTGTTTTGGTGGACTTGGAGCCTGGAGTCATCGCCCGTATTGAAGGGGGCGACATGTCTCAGCTTTTTGATGAGAGCAGCATCGTGCGCAAGATCCCCGGTGCGGCGAACAACTGGGCGCGTGGTTACAATGTCGAGGGTGAGAAGGTCATTGACCAGATCATGAACGTCATTGATAGCGCGGTCGAAAAAACCAAGGGCCTACAAGGGTTCTTGATGACGCACTCCATCGGTGGCGGTTCCGGCTCAGGCCTTGGCTCGCTGATCTTGGAGCGGCTGCGCCAGGCATATCCGAAAAAGCGTATCTTCACTTTTTCGGTGGTGCCCTCTCCCCTGATTTCCGATTCGGCTGTGGAGCCCTACAATGCCATCCTGACTCTGCAGCGCATCTTGGACAATGCGGATGGAGCTGTGTTGCTGGATAACGAGGCGCTGTTCCGCATCGCTAAAGCGAAGCTGAATCGCAGCCCGAACTACATGGACCTGAATAACATCATCGCGCTCATTGTGAGCTCAGTGACGGCGTCTTTGCGTTTCCCGGGTAAATTAAACACCGACCTGAGTGAGTTTGTGACCAATCTGGTGCCGTTCCCTGGCAATCATTTCCTCACGGCTAGCTTTGCGCCGATGCGTGGGGCGGGACAGGAAGGGCAGGTGCGGACGAATTTCCCAGACCTGGCTCGTGAGACCTTTGCTCAGGATAATTTCACAGCGGCTATTGATTGGCAGCAGGGCGTTTATCTGGCAGCGAGCGCCCTCTTCCGGGGAGATGTGAAGGCGAAGGATGTGGATGAAAATATGGCCACCATTCGCAAATCCCTCAACTATGCGAGCTACATGCCTGCCTCGGGCGGTCTGAAACTGGGGTATGCGGAGACAGCGCCGGAAGGTTTTGCCTCCAGTGGCCTGGCCCTGGTGAATCACACGGGCATCGCGGCGGTTTTTGAGCGCTTGATTGCCCAGTTTGACATCATGTTCGATAACCATGCATACACGCACTGGTATGAGAACGCGGGTGTCTCCCGTGACATGATGGCGAAGGCGCGTAACCAGATCGCCACTCTCGCCCAATCTTACCGCGACGCGAGTTGA
- a CDS encoding tetratricopeptide repeat protein — protein MDPNLERQIAAASRSVEEARRVAYHDSSRVGALVEQISVLADLRQKEGDFRKAESLYREALFRAQEPRKPDAELLTGIHSLLAHLYDRWGRADQAAEYYQKALKIADQGGIATSDKVATIKNNLAMIFKQTRDYAKAEQYYQEALDIFQLTDGERSARVASVYNNLGVLYYANLDVENAQQMHEHALSIRQNLAQDQIDPGDLSQTYINLGAVYKASGDFQKAEACVDRAKKIRAGMNGYHPNPRRAAALLIDKSL, from the coding sequence GTGGACCCCAACCTGGAGCGTCAAATCGCCGCCGCCTCTCGCAGCGTGGAGGAGGCACGGCGTGTTGCCTACCACGATTCGTCGCGGGTGGGCGCGTTGGTGGAGCAGATCAGCGTTTTAGCGGATCTGCGGCAAAAGGAAGGGGACTTTCGCAAGGCGGAGTCGCTCTATCGTGAGGCTCTTTTTCGCGCCCAGGAACCGCGCAAACCAGATGCTGAACTGCTCACGGGCATTCACTCGCTGCTGGCGCATCTGTATGATCGCTGGGGTCGTGCGGATCAGGCGGCGGAGTATTATCAAAAGGCCCTGAAGATTGCCGACCAAGGGGGCATCGCCACCAGTGACAAGGTGGCCACGATCAAGAATAACTTGGCGATGATCTTCAAGCAGACGCGGGACTACGCTAAGGCGGAGCAATACTACCAGGAAGCTCTGGATATTTTCCAACTCACGGATGGGGAACGCAGTGCGCGAGTGGCCTCAGTCTATAACAACCTCGGCGTACTGTATTACGCGAATCTGGACGTGGAAAATGCCCAGCAGATGCATGAGCACGCGCTGAGCATCCGGCAAAATCTGGCGCAGGATCAAATAGATCCGGGAGATCTTTCGCAGACCTACATCAACCTAGGAGCTGTCTATAAAGCTTCGGGAGATTTTCAGAAAGCTGAGGCCTGTGTGGACCGTGCTAAGAAGATCCGCGCAGGGATGAATGGTTACCACCCGAACCCACGACGCGCGGCGGCTCTGTTGATTGATAAATCGCTGTGA
- a CDS encoding HAD family hydrolase, translated as MLEIPDYPFRAYIFDCDGTLVDSMPKHYEAWLASLKLHGAPFDFTEEFFYARAGVREQDVVMELNEKYDSAIDPDAVAESKVEMFLKIIPQMEAIKPVADFARSLEGKFPMAVASGSEEIIVRGCLAASGLLHLFPVIVTPAYVKRGKPAPDMFLLAAEKLGVDPKECLVLEDGQAGIVAAEAAGMQWAFVPRTLR; from the coding sequence ATGCTCGAAATTCCTGATTACCCTTTTCGCGCCTACATCTTTGATTGTGACGGCACCCTGGTGGACTCCATGCCAAAGCATTACGAAGCTTGGCTGGCCTCTCTGAAGCTGCATGGTGCCCCCTTCGACTTCACCGAAGAATTTTTCTACGCCCGTGCAGGTGTGCGTGAGCAAGATGTGGTGATGGAACTGAATGAGAAGTATGACAGCGCCATTGATCCAGATGCTGTGGCTGAATCCAAGGTGGAGATGTTTTTGAAGATCATCCCGCAGATGGAGGCGATCAAACCGGTGGCGGATTTTGCACGTTCGCTGGAAGGCAAGTTTCCAATGGCTGTGGCCTCAGGCAGCGAAGAAATCATCGTGCGCGGCTGCTTGGCGGCCAGCGGTTTGCTGCACCTGTTCCCGGTCATCGTGACGCCTGCGTATGTGAAGCGGGGCAAACCTGCGCCGGATATGTTCCTGCTCGCGGCTGAGAAGCTGGGGGTTGATCCCAAGGAATGCCTGGTGCTGGAAGATGGTCAGGCGGGCATCGTGGCGGCTGAGGCGGCTGGCATGCAGTGGGCCTTTGTGCCGCGCACGCTGCGCTGA